The genomic region GTCTCCTCCGAGTCTCAGAATTGATCCTCACCTCAAGGAAGCTATCGTCTTCGTGCTATTTTTCGCGCGCACCGGTTCCGATTCCGGACCATCATCTCCTGCGATGTTCGGCGCATCCAGCTTAATCAGTATTTCCTGACACGTTGCGTTAGAAATATCAATATTTTCACCAACATCAAACTTCTCGATCGTCGCATTAAGGTTCAGACACTCCAGCAACATTTGGGCGCACGCATCCGTCAGCCCGCAGTTGCGCATGTGCACCTGCCGGACCCAGGCGTCGTCCTTCAACACCTCTGTGAGCTCCAGTAACCCCTCGTCACCGATGGCAGGGTTGTGGCTGAGATAGATATGCTTGAGGCCGAAGAGTTTTTCCTCCCGGATTTCACCGTACCGCAGCGACAACTCCCAGCTCATGTCGTAGCGTTGGATTTTCTGGAACTTGATCGCGTTCGCCAACGCCTGGCAGGCGCGCGCAGTCAGCTGACAGGCGGAAAGATTGAGGGTAAGCAAGTTGGGCCGGTTCTTGAGCTCCCTGCAGAGTATTTCGCATCCCTCGTCACCAATGGAGCAGCGAGCCAGGTTCAGCTCGGTCAGAGAACTGTTGTCCTTCAGTCTCTGAGGCAGCGGAAGATTAGAAGGACATTAATACAATCCAACGGAAAGCGGAAGGTACTCACAGCTGACAGGATGCTCGTCCAAATACCCGCCAACGGAAGACCTTCCAAGATAAATACTTCCAGTTTTTGATTGTTACTTAGAAGGTTCGCTAAACTTTCGATCAGCGATTTAAGTAGGCGCTTCTCCAAAATCTCTGGTCGATTTTTCGGCTGGTTGCCGTCGACTTTTTGCTGGCCAGGTCCATCGAATACTGTTAACGGTGTTCAGTAGTTAATGTAAGTTTAAACACCAAATAAGACACTAGAACTCCTCCCAACGTACCCTCGGTGTAGGCTTTTCGTAACCTTATCGCCAATCGTTGCAGGGAACGGTCCTCTTGGAGTGCCTTCGCGATCAGACGCCAGTCGTTCACCGTAAATCGATCGCCGTACACATCCAGCGTGAGGTCTACGATTCCTTTCTGCTTCGGGTTCACTATTTCCGGGATCGGTTTAAAGTTTCCCGCCCTGCATAGGGCCGCATAGCGATGGTGGAAGTTCTTGGCCCGACCATGCGACAGCCGTTTATGGTTTCCAACCGATGCGGTGGAAGATACACTCGCGTTAGTGGACGACATAGCACGTAACTTGACACGTCTCAACGAATTCGATGCAACTGACTAACTTAGAGAGGACTACTTTGATGAATGTAAGCACGCTATTGACGAACATTCAATTCACCAAACAGTACGAAACTAGCTTCAACCGAACATTAAAGTGAAACAAGATatttaacaacaaaaataaatctgGTAAATTTCCGTTAAATACAGTTGATGAAAGCTTCATTCCAGTTTCTGGAAGATTCAGTCGTTCTATTaaaggcagcgctctgtgagctatcgaacaagacaaacacgacaaacacgacaaaaaaaaaacgatcaaacccatgcaatcatatggaggtgctctgtcaacctgcatcgaacatgtcagacaaacacgacacagaacaaaacagtttgattttgtcgtgcagggctgTATCCCACTGTGAAACTGTTATACCTTGTGtattctgctaccttgctgcttggatgagtgacagttcttcacgacaaTTCGCAGAGCACCTTTCCgacagtgtcgtgtttgtctggtttgttggactgttcacagagcgctgccaaACTGTGAGAGACTAATTCAAATTCCGGTTATTCTGATAGAATATTAGCTCACTGGCTGGTTTATGACGTGCTCATGGCTGAATGgtaatgaaacatttatcgGGCCATTTCTTATTTACTATTTCCTGTTTTATATACCTCCTAAATGCAATGCCCTGGTAATACATGTTTATTGTATTGTATGtaattttgcataatttagaACTCCATTATCcttcaaattgaaatatttccttttcccatGTTTAGATAGTTACTGAATTGGTTTTCGAGAAAACTCAGGTTGATTACCCAAGAAATTCAAATACCTTTTCGATTCGGCCCAAGAGCATTTCTAGTATTCTTTACGCAAATGTTCAAAGGGTTTGTTCTGGATACCAAATAACACGCAGAGAATGGTAAATACTAGTGTCCTTGTTTTGACTTGGAAAAGGACACTCTTCTCCATTTGTATTACCGGCTTAATTTGCTTGTGTGAAATTATCGGCAGGCATATCTCCAATGTAGGAAATGTTTTCGATTCCTACTGATTTCATCCATGTTCTAAATGCGGTATGAGTAAGATAtgcaattttcttcaattGTTTGTTCATTATCTTAGGTTTGGATGAAAAAATTACGCTCAAATACTTGTACAAATACAATAAGAACTTTCTCTGTGCCAGGCATTGTTCCGTTGATCGCTGTAAGTTGTATAATGTAGCCACAAAACGGATGGACATAATGAAGCATAATCTCGCTCGATAATTGACCACCGGGATAGTCTATTGATTGGTTGGTTGCATGTTATTAGGACAAGGCTAGCTACAGTCCAATCCGATGCATAGTTTTCTAATGGTTTTACCTCTGGATGgacttaaaatatttcaagtACTTAGCAACTGATTACATGTGGTTTTTGCGTTTGTATTAAatacttttcaataaaataatcagTGAAATCCATTTTGCTCTGTACTAATAATTCAGTGTCAATGGAGTTTCCCACCGTCGAACATCATGCATTAGGAATGAATTTCTAGAACTGATTATCAGGCAACCAATCATGCATTCCAGGCACTCACAACAGTTCGTTAATTCATTCGCTTAAATACTGGATGTAAACAATGAGCAGATGCAATTTAATGGTTAGATTTTCCATTTTAGGAacgaaaaatcgatcgaaccaGCCAGAGAGCAGCCGGGCGAAACGAACACTCTACCCGTCCCGGATCAGATGGACCGCCTTTGTCCTACACTGAAGCTCGCCATGGCAGCGCCACACTACCGACGCTAATTTATGCCGTTCGCGACTACACTATCGACAGTTTTCCCACCGGCCATCGAGGCTTTTCCCGCCCCTGGCACCGGCGCGAATGCTGGAAAATGTGAGAAATTGTACAAACTCGTCCAGAGGAAGTGTATCCTTTAggtagaatgtgtttgtacgtgtgtttgtggtttgtgAGTGGCCTTGAACCACATTGCCtctggggaggaaaaaaaggggtttcCACCGGATCGATTGTCGGGTGGGCGTGAGAATCACTAACCATCGCCAGAGCAGATGCAACAATGTCGGGAAATTGGAGACGATTGCTACTGTGTGGCTAATTTCGGGATGCAGATTGAGAAAGAAGTTTTAGTCAGTAATGTTCTTTCATAATAATAGTCATTTGGAAAGTTCTTTTTATAAACCAACACAAGTCGCTGAAATTTACTGCACAACGATAAGAAATGTaaaatctttatttattttcataaaactaACTGTAAATTGTATACCTGAGCAGCTTATCAAGTGATTCTAAATAACTCGCTTTATCATTTAACTTACGGGATCAAGCAGCGAAAGTTCATCTTGGAAAACGTGATTTCACTGAAACTCTCACGGAACGCGGATCAATATACTCCACCACAAGAGCTGGTAATGTTTATTTAGAGCGAAAATGAAGGGATTGGAGGGATTTTGCCCCGATAAGCTTCGGAACGGTCATGAGTTTATGCAATTGATGGTTGGACGCGAAACTCACCCCGGCATCGACCCTTCTAGCCAGTGGAAAAGCTTTCAAGTCGATGAAATTATTGGTTCACTTAGAAGTGGACGTACTGGTTGATGTTTATCGAtagaaatgtttatgtttatcctTGGCTGACATCATCTACTGATTGCTAGCCCATTTAGTCGTTCGAAGGTCCTTTCTGATCAAATCATTGCTGAAATCTAAATGAAGTCTTCGAGCgttgttaatttttcttaATAATTCTAGTCTCCACTTGATCCTTGAGttatattttaagttttatgtgttttttttaatttttaaatatttgctaATTTAAATCTATATCCTATTTATATGATACGCAAGGGTAGATCTGCAAAATGATCTTTaatctattttaaattaagttcTATTTGAATGCTTTACCATAGTtctaattaattttgttttattcatttacggATTCTTAACACTATGTACTGATTATAGATAACTAATCTATATTGTTTGAAATAGTTTGTAAATTATGATGTGTTATTATTACTACATATATtagtaaagcaaacaaagtaAACAATAAATATATTGCCAAACTTTGAACTTGAAGTAAACCAAGTCTCACTAAAATGTGTACCCTATCAAAATCTTGAACCATGGTGTTAACAACTTTTCTgtcatgttttgtatttttttcttttcccttcgaaATCAGTTACATTTTATCAAACCccaaaaaagcataaaatggtaatataaaacatacaaactTTCACAATTAGGCATAGGCCCTTTGATggctaaaaaataaataaataaaaaataaataaaatagccACATTGCATGTTCGGCCAACCATTTCGGTGGATGAAaatttgttgaacaaaaactCGGCGGTTGATGTTTTTCTCGTGTGCTCCGATATGTCTATCCTATAAAATCCATCCCGATGCCTCCGAGTAGTTCACTCTACTCCGGCCGTATTATGTTTCGGGTTTTGCATGCATAATTTAATACTCACTCCCACCACCGGTTTCCCGAAATCGTTCAACCCGATAGTGTGCTCCGCGAACAAACGGACCAAACGCCGATACGGCACGCTTAGAAAGTGTATATGTTTATGATGGAGTAaggagaagcaaaacaaaccatcgGCGGCTAAGGCAGGGCTCCTTGAAAAGCGGATTATCTTCCACAGGAGGGATGCCCATCGGGGCGAACAACTGCTTTTTGTTGCTTAGGGGAAACTAGAGGTAGTAGTTCTACTCCGTTGGCTCATTAATCCTCTCCCGAATCCGAGCCTAGGCGGTATTTTGTTGTAGTTCTATTCCTCTAATTTGAAGCTTGTGTTCTTTCGTTGTAGCTCGCGCTTGGAGGGTTTAGGAATGAAGCGATTTTCGACCCCAAGCCGTCTACCCTTGTGAGAAAGGATGAACCACGTCCGATCATAAAACCACCCTTCGTCCggggaaaatacaaaaaaacccagCTAACGCTCCTCGGTACCTCGGACGGGTTTTCATGATAACGCGCATGCAAATGTATTCCGCAAAAGTTTTATGGAAACGACACGCAGAAGCGGAAAAGATAGCACACACACCTTTCGGTGGATTGCATTCGGTGGTAAGAATAAAAGTAAACCAAGCCAAGCGAACGTTGTGTCCGATGGGTTTTCGAGACGAATGGCGTAGCAACCGCAAAACCCGAACGCAAGAAAATGGCCTGCGAAAGGTCACGCAAGGTTCGGTTTGTGGTTCGGTGCGAGGAAGAACAATTTAAGGATTACGACCATTCGCCCTACGACGGATGGATCTCTCGGTTTGTCTGTCCGCGCAGCAGACACTCCAGTCCCGGGggtccgggtttttttttccgccgGGAACCACGAAGGGAACGGGATTCCGAAGGCGAATGTGACGGGCAGCACATAAAGCCGGCCGCCACCGTTATCGTCTCGGTCGTAAAGCAAATGGGAGGGATGACCGGGCGCTAAATGGAGGGATCCTAGAAGCCGAACGGCCCGTAAAGCGCTAGTCAAACAGAGGATAAAAGTAGCAAATGGAAGGAGAacagagaagagaaaaatgcgATCGGAACGCTCCCAACAATGTCTACCAGTGTCCTTTTTCCAAGATGCTACGTTCGTTTCGGGTTGTGTCAGTTCTTTGGAAAACGCTTCTGTGTGACCGTGACCGTGACATTGTGTTTTAtggtgttttctttattttaaccccgcagcaaaaaaaaaccggacacCCGGAAGAGGAAAATGTAATATAAATTTGGACCATGACGGCGGGTGAAAGAACTAGAAATGAAGCTAAATCggtgttttccccttttcccgtattctttttcctttcacttGGATCTCGTTTCAGTTTCGAACCACTGAAGCGTAAACGTAGATTGATCCTCTTCGGactgcgtttttatttttcaaactgcGCTCGGAGGTCGTCGAGCGGTGATTTGactaaagaaaagaaaaaaaaaacaacatcaccctcataaaacttgttcgatcgttttggagtgtatttgtttttcccttttttcgttACGACCATAAATTACAGGCGGACAACTCGAGcccgcaaacaaaacaaaaaaaaaaacaacaaccgggCACCTCATCAACCGAAACTGATGGGGGATTTCACGTGCGGAACGATAAAGCATAGATAAAACCCGAAAACAACGAGCAAAGTGCACAAATCGCCAATAAACTTCATGACCCACGGGACTTCCATTCTGTGGTCGTGTGTAGATTTATTTTCCGACCTACGCCGGTTTAATCGTTTCATTCCGAGGAACGGGGCGGAggattgtaaaatttatttaaaaaaaaaacccttcgaaACGAAATgctatgaaaacaaaatgggcTCCCGGTAGAGGTCCGAACCTTACCCTTTCGCTACACTCAACCCTTCAGAgagcgaacaaaaaaaccacacgGAATGTAACATCATACAAAATGAACTGCAGTCAAACCGAACCGCAAACCGTTTTTGAGGTAATCAACCTGTTGAACGGTATCTCATTTTAAGTTAACGTAtacattgcaaaataaaagatgtgcttataaaacatttttggtttttttactTACTCATACTGAGCATTAAAGTATTTTATATTTGCATATTATAACTTTGTTGGTCCCCAACAAGGAAATCATGGATTCAAATTCATAagaaacaaatatattttaaataactttaGAGTGCAcacttttaatattttttttaagtaaataAGTATCATATAAAACAATCTATGAAAGGTCAGAATGGCATATAACCAATCTTCTATTAACGAATAAgtgaattaaaaagaaaacaacattcggatttgaaaaaaaatcacctaATCTTCTCAAAAAATACAACTTCAAACAAACGAGATAACCAAAAAAACGTGGAAATACTTTAACTATCTTTTGCCGGCTTATCTTTTCGAGGCTTTCTTAACATGAGCTTGTACTTTGTTCATCTTCAATTTGAATAATGGCCTCTTGAACTAACAAACGCCTCTCTGGTTTGAAAATCtaagcataaaataaaaatctaaaCACAAACTGCTTGCGTACCTTAAAGTATTACGATACCATCCCTTTAAAATCCTCcaacacaaaaacaactttCCCGTGCACGGAAGTTCCAACATCAAGTAGCGCAAAACGGCATCATAAATTGAGAGGAGAGTTAGTATAAACACACAACTTTGTTCGGTAAACGTGCAAGGtcagataaaaacaaaaaaaaataataaagaaacaTGTTGGAAGAGGAAAATATGCGAAAACTGTGAAAACCTCCAGCGTCCGCTCGTGGCCGAGGGCGGGCGACCGCTTACGGCACGTGCCATGAAAGGAAAGCGTCATGCCCAAAAGGTGGGTAGAAAGTGTAAGAAGTGGAACGGGAGAGGTGTGTTCGAGatacgaaaaaataaagatataaacataaatcaaacttCAGCCAATCAGGCGAGTAAATTGATGACcattaaaaacttttccgcacCCGGGGACCATGAGGGCTTCTTGCAGTGCATCGTTGGAATTTTCCACATGCTTCGGGTGCTTctggtcggtggaaaatcatTTCGCCTACGCCGGCGTCGGAGTTTTCGTTTGGCCAAAGTATTTTCGCACCATTCCAAAGCCGCGATACAATCGTCGGATCGATTGGGAACATCAATTATGAATGCGGTTTTTCGCTAATGAGCCGAAACCAGCCACGTTCTCttcgtttgaatgttatttttcCGATGAACAGGTGCTGATGCAGGAAACGATGGCGGAcgaaatatgaaataaaatttgaaaaagacTTTAACAATCTTTTGCATAGTCTTCAGATGTACTCACAAATCATGCTTAATTGTTGTTTGgggaagtaaagaaaaactcaaacttgttttttattatttttcacctAAATTCATCTAACATGATTTCAAAGTGAATTGTTTTTGCGAAGCATCCTTCACCTGAATCTTATTCGGTGACGTACGTACGTTTGTGCGTGCCAGACAGTCAGcattaaaaatgcaacaagTAATCTGTCCTCGTCTAGCTGCTCAACTGCTGCCAATATATCTTCGACACGACCCGTGTGAAATGAATGTTTAAACGGCACCGCTTAGCAACACCACGACACGAAAGGGTTCAACCGAAGTGGAAGCGACCGACTTTCTGGTTCGTTCGATTCAACAGCGACTCGTTTGTCCAAAATCCACCAGCAAAAAGCCGGTACATTCTTGCACGCCGGGAACAGGGGCTTCCGGGCGGTTAACACGGAAGCCAGTCGAAAGGTTAGTAGTTTTAGCCCCTACAGTGTTTTCGTGTTTCGCGCGCGCTCCGATGCGGGATAATGCGACAGGCTGTTGCTGCTTCCGCTCGGAACAACCGTTGGCCCGCTTCAGGCAACATAAATTATGGATGATTCAACAATTCCAGAAGCAGAAGCTAGCGTGCAGCTATGAGAAGCGCAGAAAAAGGCACTTTCCTTGATCAGGAACAGACATCGGCCAAAGAAGTCCGGTCCGGGGTTTTGAGCAAGGAACCAAGAACAACCAAGAAGCACAATTGGATTTGCACTACGCTGATAAAGTGAGCCATTACCTCCGCTCGATGTTACACTTGCTGCTGAACATGAACATACCCTTTGCAACGGGAGGTAAATGTGTTGGTAAAGCAATTTTTCCGAAATTTcgaaaacaaatgataaattatgtttattaaaaatatatatctaATTGTGAGCAATATTTATTGTGAGcaatataaaaagaaatgctTTCATTTAcagagttttttttagttcGTTGAGAcgttaaacaaattttttttttatttattttaacaatacTTTTAAGacacattttttaaagtaagAAGCGATTAAAGTGCTGTATAGTAAAAATCTAATCTTGTAATACTCTATTTTGGCAGActcagttaaaaaaaatgattataaATATATCAAAACATTGTATTTCATTGTTGTGTAGTTTACAttctaaaatatataaaagtcctcaaaacatttccaacaaTCTTCTAAATTTACGAAATGCAAGTACACACTTAGGCAAAGCTATACGAAATCAATTTGTATAAAAGaatcaaatcaatttcaatcaaatcGGCTCAAATACCTATTTCATAGGTAcaataatcaacaaaatcacctatcaaaaacaacaagtttaacaaacaatttgGCACTTCGATGTTATTGAAAAGCTCATGCGATTACccaaaactaaattttaaaGCTAGAACGTTCATTAACACTTTGACTGTCACGTCATCCAAATGTAGGTGATAGCAgtaattagttctaaaaagtgtttgacccaaataacataaatcaaaacaaacaaacaaataacataacaaataacataacaaaattttacataaataaatgaaaatgctacATGCAAGTTGtagtaatatttaaaactGATTCATCGAGAAGAAGTCTTTGCTTGACCTTCGAACACCGTCAGTTTGATAattgttataaacaaatttgatcaaaaattattgtattataaaagtgtactaaaaacgcttggcagtcaacatgTTAAGCACCATCAAATGATATTGAGTTTAGAAATCTTATACCACTTTAAAACACTTATTACTAgcaattttaatatattttgctAAACTTTTCTAACTAATCAAGCGAGTagtcaaaacataaaaatgtcaTAAAAACTATTGAAAATAATCCTGTAAGtagttttctgttttatgGAGTATTTCCGTAAGCTATCaatacatatttaaaattatctGCTGTACTTTTGTTCACATTCTGTTAAGTTTGACATTCTAAAACCAACAGTAATTTTTCCATCATGAAGTATTTTCCATTGAAATTTTAGTATGTAGaacctgttttgttttgaaaatactttgttataagtttattttttaacaagcTGCAATAAGCAGGACAGTTGTAACATTCTTCTCTTAACAGCTACAACTGAACAAAGCTACCTCTTGTCTACTTCACGAGGCATGTGATGtggggaaaatgaaatgaatgtaCTTCATCAAATCACAGACATCACTATTAGCTTGCCCAGAAGCTTGCAGCGGCGTCGCATTGTAAGCCCCGCCCGGAAAGGGATCATCAAACAGCAGGAAGACATCATTTTTAGCTTGTCCTCTGACAGAATGTCATAAAATTCAAGACGAAGAAGGAATATTCCTGCCATTGTGTGGAACGACATCAGTACGCCAACCCTTGGAGTGGCTTTGACGATTATATGTGCAGCGGCAATGGTGAAGATTGTGCAAGGGAAATCTTCTGTGCAGAAGCGAACGCTTCGCAATATGTATGCCCTCCACCACCGAAGGCGGGGAGTTACTTCCCCGGACGGAGGATATGACGTGAGCGACGTTTCTATCTCGACCGACAACTTCAAGGTTCCGGGGGAAAGATTGCCACAGCAGCGAACAATGTGCTTCCTACGTTATCCTTCGGTTCAGCCTCGGGGAAGGACGGTTGCAACATCCTTACCCACTGCAGAAGACGATGGTGCAACACCGTCCACAGTGTGGCTTTTGGGAGTCGTGCAATTACGCCCAGCGTACGAACCTTTCCCGAAATTGGTTTCCGGCACAGCGAGCAGCAGCCAACCGGAATGAACGTAGTAAACGTCGTTGCCTTAGATGGTCGACGAGAACGACGACGATTTTCGGAAACTTCCTTCTTTCGGTAACGCGCATCAACGCGGGTCCCAGCATTCCGACGTCATATCGAGGTACTTGCATATCGTTCTTATTGCAGTATGTCCTTCATTTAAGTTTTCTCTTCCCGTGTGTTCCCGG from Anopheles coustani chromosome 3, idAnoCousDA_361_x.2, whole genome shotgun sequence harbors:
- the LOC131265807 gene encoding protein Cep78 homolog, which translates into the protein MSSTNASVSSTASVGNHKRLSHGRAKNFHHRYAALCRAGNFKPIPEIVNPKQKGIVDLTLDVYGDRFTVNDWRLIAKALQEDRSLQRLAIRLRKAYTEVFDGPGQQKVDGNQPKNRPEILEKRLLKSLIESLANLLSNNQKLEVFILEGLPLAGIWTSILSARLKDNSSLTELNLARCSIGDEGCEILCRELKNRPNLLTLNLSACQLTARACQALANAIKFQKIQRYDMSWELSLRYGEIREEKLFGLKHIYLSHNPAIGDEGLLELTEVLKDDAWVRQVHMRNCGLTDACAQMLLECLNLNATIEKFDVGENIDISNATCQEILIKLDAPNIAGDDGPESEPVRAKNSTKTIASLREYNEVLETQLQSELQRYSQLESTVAQLHLRLGDYAMQISQLQRDNTLLTDEKNELLESLKKLQKHENSKVLATGTPRKIQSESHAPGSVFKAAASSMSESAVPRGASRSYTSPAKTRFLDRSIGDSGAVVRAKSDTPQQAAKHLEAEGDGAALVGWETDELVEHTEKYLESSKDLEADPQFRCVKSHHSVLDVWRTISNLESDELPEEDEEN